Below is a genomic region from Acidobacteriota bacterium.
GCCGTCGGCGAGTCCGCAGACGCCTTTTCCCCTCACGACTGTCTTCGCAGCTGTGCGACCAAAGCGCAAACACATGTCGCGCGCTTTCACCTCCGTCCAGGGCGGCCCCGTCCTCGGCGCCCTGGGCGCCGCCTCGCGCTGTCGCGCTCGGAAGCCCTCTGCTGATCAGCAGACGGCTTTTCCCCTTCACGACTGTCTTCGCAGCTGTGCGACCAAAGCGCAAACACATGTCGTGCGCACCCCCGGCACCGACTCGCGCCTGCGCGGTGAGGAGCCGTCTACGGGTTAGTCGCCGAGGTTTTTTGTGAATGTGGTTCTCTTCAGGCTTCGCACACCAAGCGAACGCACTTGCCGTGCGCTTCACCCCCGTCCTGTGGGTCAACCGCCTTGGACGAACTGCACGATCTCTAGGCGGTCGCCGCGCCGCAGCGGGGTGTCGCCATAGCGCTGGCGAGAGACGATCAATCCGTTGTGCTCCACGGCGACGGTCTGCGGGTGGCGACCGAGGTTGTCGAGAAGATCGGCCACCGTCGCCAGCGGCGCCACCGTCATCGGTTCGCCGTTGACCACGATGTCGAGGTTGCCATCGGAGCTCATCACCGAGTGCACGGGCCTAGAGGAGCTGCTTGAGCTCGGCGCGGCCGATGTCGCTCGAGGCGGTGATGATGAGGGCCGCCGTGCCGCGGCCGAGGGCCGGAATCTCGAAGGCCAGGCGCAGACCACCGGCTTCGTCCGTCGTGCCGCTGGCCAGGGTGCGGGGCTCGTCGACGGTCGAGATCATCTTGACGATGACCTCCGCGCCCACCACCGCTTGACCGCTCTTGCTCGAGGTGGTGCGAAGGTCGACCTGCCCCGGTTGACCGAGGGTCAGGCCGGGTTCTTCGTCGAGCACCAGCAGGAGCTGCTCTTGATCGGCCTCGCTGGTGAGGTAGTCGAGGATCACCTGGTCGAGGGTGCGCTCGACGCCGTCGTCCTCGACCTCGGCGGGTTCCGGCTCGTCGGCTTCGGTCGTCTCGACCGGACCGGTACCGGGGCGCTCGCCACGCAGGCTGCCGAGCTTCTCATCGAGACGACCGCTGCGGATGGCGGCGATCATGGTGCGGTGCTGCCGATCCATCAGGGCGATGATCTCCTTCTCGCCCTTGCCGTCTTCGAGCAGCTCGTCGTATGGCGCTCGCCGCGCCGCCAGCACCTGGCCCCCGAAGTAGACCAGGCTCTCGATGCACGGGTTGTCGTGCCCCTTGTCCTCGGTCTGAACGTGGAGCACCACCTCGCCGTGGCGAACGTCCGTGTTGTAACCCGTGATCATGCGACCCTCGACCTCCGCTTCTCAGATCGTCTCCGAGCGACACGTCTCACCGCGCGTCCCGGGTTCCGTCATAGAGGAAGAGAGGTGTACCGTACCGGGAAAAACCATCAAGAAAGACATCACGCTTCGGAAAAATTCTATGGGCGCGGGATTCGACCGGTCAAGGGAAAGACACCCCCGAGGCGGCACTCCGCCAGACCTCGATGGACGACATCGGGCGCTCGTGTAAGAATGCCCCGGCGGATTCCACGGGGCTTCCCGCCCCCGCCATCAAGAAGCCGAAATCACGATCTGAGGAGAGCATTATGGCTGAGCCGACCGCTCAACAGACTGCCGACCGCACCCTGGTGCACTACGAGGTCAAGGAGGGGGTCGCTTACCTGACCCTCGACGACCCCCCGGCCAATACCTACACCCACGAGATGATGCTCGAGCTCGACGCCGCCATCCTCAAGGCTCGCTTCGATGCCGATGTCCACGTGCTGGTGGTGCGGGGCGTCGGTGAGAAGTTCTTCTGCGCCGGCGCCAACATCAACATGCTCCAAAACGCCGAGCCGCGCTGGAAGTACTACTTCTGCCTGCACGCCAACGAGACCCTCAACCGTCTCGAGCACACCCCCAAGCTGGTGATCGCGGCCCTCAACGGCCACACCGTCGGCGGCGGGCTGGAGATCGCCATGGCGGCGGACCTGCGGATCGCCAAGAAGGACTCCGGAAAGGTCGGCCTGCCGGAGGTCAACCTGGGTGTTCTTCCGGGCACCGGCGGCACCCAGCGCTTCTCGCGCATGGTGGGCAAGAGCCGCTCCATCGAGCTGATGGTCACCGGCGACCTGCTGAGCTTCGAGGAGGCCCAGGAGCTCGGCGTCGTCAACCGCATTTACGAAGGCGACGACTTCGACCAGCAGGTGCACGACTTCGCCAAGAGCTTCTGTCCGCCGAACCGTGCCGCCAAGGCCGTCGGCCGGATCAAGCGCTCGGTGCAGTCCGGTGCCGAGGTGCCCTTCGAGAGCGGCCTCGCCATCGAGCGCGAGCTGCAGCAGCAGCTCTTCGAGAGCGACGACGCGACGGAAGGCCTCGACGCCTACGTCGAGCGCCGGAAGCCCTCGTTTTCGGGGCGCTGATGACCTCTGACATCGTCCTCGCGGCGCCGGTCCGAACGCCCATCGGGAAGTTCGGCGGCGCCCTGGCGACGCTCTCCGCCGCCGACCTCGGAACGGCGGCGGGGGCGGCCTGCCTGCAGCGCGCCGGGCTGGCCCCGGAGCGCGTCGACCAGGCGATCTTCGGCCACGGTCGTCAGGCCGGCGGCGGTCCCAACACCGCCCGACAGATCGCCTTCCGCGCCGGCATTCCGGTGGAGCGTCCGGCGTTCACCCTCAATCAAGCCTGCGGCTCCGGCCTGCAGGCCATCTTCGCCGCCGCCCGCGCCATTCGCCTGGGGGAAGCGCAGATCGTGCTCGCCGGCGGCACCGAGAGCATGTCGAACACCCCCTACCTGCTGCCGCGCGCCCGCTGGGGCTACCGCCTCGGCCACGGCGAGGTCACCGACGGCATGTACCGAGACGGCTTCAATGACCCTCTCTCGGGCCTGGTGATGGGTGAAACGGCCGAAGAGCTGGCCGACGAGCACGGCATCGCAAGGGCCGACGCCGACGCTTGGGCGGCACGCAGCCAGCAGCGCTGCGAGGCGGCCCGCGAGCGCGGCCGTTTCGCGCCGGAGATCGCCGCCGTCGAGGTTCCCGGTCGCAAGGGATCGGTGCGGGTCGAGGCGGACGAGCACCCCCGCGACGGCGTCACCGCCGAGGGCCTGACCAAGCTGCGCCCCGTCTTCCGGGAGGGCGGCACGGTGACCGCCGGCAATGCTTCCGGCATCACCGATGGCGCCGCCGCCCTGTTGGTGGCGAGCTCGCAGGCGGCCCGCGATGCCGGCCTCGAGCCGGTGGCTCGCCTGGCGGGCTGGCGGGTGGTCGGAGTCGAGCCCCGCATCATGGGCATCGGTCCAGTCCCGGCCGTCGCGGCCCTGCTCTCGGACCTCGATCTGAGTCCGGACGACATCGACGAGGTCGAGCTCAACGAAGCCTTCGCCAGCCAAGTGTTGGCCTGTGTCGACGGCTTCGGCATCGCTGCCGACCGCATCAATCCGGACGGCGGCGCCATCGCCCTGGGTCATCCCATCGGCTGCACCGGCACCCGCATCGTCGTCACCCTGCTTCACGGCATGGCCGAGCGCGGCCACCACCGCGGCCTCGCCACCCTGTGCGTTTCCGGCGGCATGGGGTTGGCGGCGGTGGTGGAGCGCATGACGTGAGACCCCTGCTGGTCACCGGCACGACGGCCGAGGAGGTGGCCCCGGTGGTCACCGCCCTGGTCGCCTGTGGCGTGGCCCGCGACCAGGTCGAGGTGCTGCTCCCGGAGACGGCGGGAGAAACGCGCCAGCGAGTCCGCCGGGCTCGCGGCCTGGTGCTCGGCGGCGGCGGCGACCTCCACCCGCGCCACTTCGGCGAGGCGGAGCTGGCCGGTGGCGGGCTGTCGCTGGTCGAAGATCGCGACCGACTCGACCTCGAAGCCCTCGCCGGGGCGCGCCAAGGCCAGATCCCGGTGTGGGGAATTTGCCGCGGCGCCCAGGTTCTCAATGTCTTCTTCGGCGGCGATCTGTGGCAGGACCTACCGTCCCAGCTCGGCGGCATCCTGCCGCACGACGTCAGCCGTCCCCTCGACGCCCTCAGCCATGGCCTCGAAATCAGCGCCCCGGAGAGCGAAACGGGGCGCATCCTGCGGCGCGAGCCGCCGCTGGTCAACAGCCGCCACCATCAGGCGATTCGCAAGCTCGGCGCCGACCTGGAAGCGATCGCCCACTCTCCGGACGGCGTCATCGAGGCGATCGAGCTCAATGACGACCGTTGGTGGGTGCGCGCCGTGCAATGGCACCCCGAAGACCTCGTCGCCCTGGCGCAGCAACGGGCCCTGTGGTCGACTTTCCTGGCGGCCGCCGCCTGAGTCCAGTCGCAACCGGCAGGACACCTCCCATCCAACCCCCGACACCGTAGGCCCTCGGAGCCCCATGATGAAGCCTGTGCAGTGGCGCCTCGCGGACGCCGTCGCCCACCTCGAGATCGACCGCCCGCCCCTCAACGTCCTCGACCTCGCCACGCTGGCGGAGCTCGACGGTGCCCTGGCGGAGATCGGTCGGGCCCGGCCGCAGCCTCGCGTCCTGGTGATCCGCGGCGCCGGGCCGCGCGCCTTCTCCGCCGGCGTCGCCGTCCAGGACCATCGCCGCGATCGCATCGCCGAGATGCTGCGCCGCTTCCACGGTGCCCTCCGCCGACTCCGCGCCCTGCCGACGGTGAGCATCGCGGCGGTCCACGGCCTCTGCCTCGGCGGCGCCATGGAGCTCGCCGCATCCTGCGATCTGGTGGTCGCCGAGGCCGATGCGGAGCTCGGCCAGCCGGAGATCGACGTCGGCTGCTTTCCGCCCTGGGCCGCGGCCCTCTACCCGCCGCGCATCGGCAGTCATCGCACCCTCGAGCTGCTGCTCACGGGGCGCCGCCTGACGGCCCCGGAAGCCCATCGCTGGGGCCTGGTCAACCGCCTCGCAGAGCGCGGCCGCCTGGACGACGAAGTCGCCGCCATCACCGCCGAGCTGACCGCCAAGAGCGGCGCTGTGACCGCTCTCGCCAAAGCCGCCGTTCGCGCTTCCGAGGAAGCCTTCGAGGCCGCCGTCCGCAAGGCCGAAGAGATTTACCTCGGGGAGCTCGCCGAGCGTGAAGACATGATCGAAGGAGTCGCCGCCTTCACCGAGAAGCGTCCCCCCGTTTGGAAACACCGATGAATCACCGAGACCGGAGCTCCTCGAGCTACCGGAGGACTCATACCGCTAGCCAGGAGAGCCCACCATGTCCCAAACCCTGATCGAAGAACAGCATGGCCGCGTCACCCTGCTGACCATCAACCGCCCGGACAAGCTCAACGCCCTCAACCAGCAGGTGCGGGACGACATGGTCGCCGCCATCGAGCGCCTCGAGGGCGACGACTCGGTGGGGGTGGTGGTGGTCACCGGCGCCGGTGACAAGTCCTTCGTCGCCGGCGCCGACATCGGCGAGTTCGAAGGCCGGTCGCCCTTCGACCAGCGCCACGCCATGCGCAGCCCGCGCATCTTCGACGTCATGCAGAGCTTTTCGAAGCCGGTGATCGCGATGGTCAACGGCTTCTGCCTCGGCGGCGGCTGCGAGCTCGCCATGTCCTGTGATCTGCGCATCGCCTCGGACCAGGCTCGCTTCGGCCAGCCGGAGATCAACCTCGGTCTGATTCCCGGCGGCGGCGGCACCCAGCGCATGCCCCGCCTGGTCGGACTCGGTCAGACCATGCGGCTGATGCTCACCGGCGATCTGATCCGCGCCGACGAGGCGCATCGCATCGGCCTGGTGGAGGTGGTGGTGGCGCACGACGAGCTGCGCGAAACGACCCTCGAGATGGCGACCAAAATCGCCTCGAAGAGCCCGCTCACCCTGCGCATCGCCAAGGAGGCGGTGAACGCCGCGGCTCAGATGCCGCTGGCCGACGGCATTCGCTACGAGCGCGACCTCTTCTGCCTCGCCTTCTCGACGGAAGACAAGGCCGAGGGTGTGGAAGCGTTCCTCCAGAAGCGTCCCGCGGAGTGGAAAGGACGTTAGGGGCGACCGTACTGCGGCGGCGGGGGCCGCCCCCGTCGCCGAGATTCGGGCAGCCTTGGAGGCGCCCTTCAGCGCGCCTCAGGTTCCGCGGCGAGGGCCATCGAACCCCGCCGCCTCGAGCCGGAAAGGCATACAGATTTAGGGAATCCGGAGCGCCCTACAGGACTCCGTCTATGCATCGATACGTTCCCGGCGAGTCACTGGGGGTGCAAATTTTTCCACCGGGCGCAACTTCGACCCTGGAGGCGAGTAAAGCTGTAAATTTGCACGTCGCAATACTTGAAATATCAATGATTTAAAATAACGAAGGTGCCGTTAAGGCCTCGCTCATTCGGGAAAATTGGCATATAATTCCCGCGGTGTCGGACGCGATGAGCAACCTAGCGAAAATTTTTCAGACTGCGCTCCCGGCCGCGATCACGCAGCCGCGCTCCGACTGAGCAGGTCACCTCTCGTGAAGCTTCAAACGCGCATCTTTGCCACTTCATTCCTGATCGTCTCGATCGGGTTTCTCGGCGTCTTGCTGAGCCAAGGAATGGCCAGCCTGCCGCTGCGCGCGTTACTCCTTTCCGGCCTCGCCACCGCCATCGCGCTGGTCATCTCCTGGCGCGTGTCGCGTGATCTCGCCAGGCCGATTCGGCGGCTCTCCGAGATGACCGCCGAGATGGCCGAGACGGGCAGCCAGCGACGCGATTTCGGCGGCGTCGATGTCGCCGCTCCGAAAATCCTCGATCCGCAAAAAATCCACGAGGTCGAGGACCTGCGCCAGGCCCTGCATCACCTGGTGCAGTCCTTCGCCCAGTCGCAAGCCGATCGCGAGAAGTCCTATGTCGAGGCCATCGGGGCGGTCGTCGCGGCGGTCGATGCGCGCGATCAGGAAACCAGTGGGCACTCGTTCCGAGTCGCCCAGTACGCCGTGGCCCTGGCGACGGCGATGGGCATCCACCACCCGGACCTGCTGCGCGCCATCGAGTGGGGCGCCTTGCTCCACGACGTCGGCAAGATCGCCGTGCCCGATGCCATTCTCCGCAAGGTGGGTCCGCTCACCGAGGAGGAGTGGCACATCATGCGGCAGCACGCCAACTGGGGCTACGAGATCCTCGCCGACGTGCAGTTCCTCAAGCCCGCCCTGGCGGTGGTCTACAGCCACCACGAGCGCTGGGACGGTGCCGGCTATCCTCGCGGTCTGGCGGGCGACGAGATTCCCCTCACGGCGCGCATCTTCGCCGTCGTCGACACCTACGACGCGATCACCTCGGAGCGCCCCTACCGGCGCCCCAAGACCCACCGCGAGGCGATCGAAGAGCTCAAGCGGGTGGCGGGCTCACAGCTCGATCCGCAGGTCGTGGAAGCCTTCATCGAGCTCCCGGAAGTCGAGCTCCGCAGCCTGCGCAACCAGCGCGGCCAGCTCGATCTCCGGCTGCCCAGCGAGCGCCGCCGGGAGAGCTTCGGTCGCGGTCGTCAGAAGGTCGGCTGATTCCTCGGCAGGCCCCCTGGGGAGCCCAGCTCCTCTCCCACAGCTACGCAATCTAGACTCGACCGGCGCGTCGACCCGTATTTCCCTGAGATGGCCGACCTCTGCGACCGCATCATCGAAGCGCTCGAAGCCGCCGGCGTGAGCTTCACGCTACAGCGCCACGCCGCCGTCTCGTCCGCTGCCGAGGCCGCCACCACTCGCGGCACGGCTCTCGCCGAGGGCACCAAGGCGATCCTCTTCAAGGTCGACCACGACTTCGCGATCTTCGCCATGAACGCCGAACGGGCACTCCACTCGGCGAAGATCCGCCGCCACCTGGGAGTCAAACGGACGCGCTTCGCGAGCGGCGAAGAGCTCTTCAGCATGACCGGCCTGCGACCCGGCGCCGTCCCGCCCTTCGGTCCACCGATCCTGCCCTACCCTCTCTATGCCGACCCTTCGGTCCTCGAGCGCCGCGAGCTGATCTTCACCGCGGCCTCGCGAGAGGTCTCGATCCGGCTGACGACGGCGGACTATCGACGGGTCGCCCAGCCAGAAGTCTTTCCGTTCACCCGCTGAGCTCTCGGCAAGCCACGACCTTCGCTGAGAGATTCGTTCAGAAGGTGGGCTAGGCGCCGGGAGACAGCGTGGTCCGCAACCAGGACCCAAGGCCCTGTCACCGGGGGAGCCCCTTCAGCGCAGCGCGTTCGAGCCAGCCTTCGGGAAGGCGTCTCGAGCCCAGGACGGCGCCGCCACCATCGTTCGCTCCGGCAGGCCGAGGCTGTGCCGGTATCGGTCGAACCCTGGCCCGCCGAGGAGCACTCCACAAAGCGGGTCCGTCGCCAAACGCACCGCCGCCGGATCGCGTGCCATCGCCGCTTCGTGAGCGATCGCCAGGGCGCGTTCGACCTCGCCGACGGCGCCATGGCCGAGGGCGAGTAGAAAGCGATCCGTGGTCATGCCGGCCAGC
It encodes:
- the thiS gene encoding sulfur carrier protein ThiS — encoded protein: MSSDGNLDIVVNGEPMTVAPLATVADLLDNLGRHPQTVAVEHNGLIVSRQRYGDTPLRRGDRLEIVQFVQGG
- a CDS encoding enoyl-CoA hydratase/isomerase family protein; translated protein: MAEPTAQQTADRTLVHYEVKEGVAYLTLDDPPANTYTHEMMLELDAAILKARFDADVHVLVVRGVGEKFFCAGANINMLQNAEPRWKYYFCLHANETLNRLEHTPKLVIAALNGHTVGGGLEIAMAADLRIAKKDSGKVGLPEVNLGVLPGTGGTQRFSRMVGKSRSIELMVTGDLLSFEEAQELGVVNRIYEGDDFDQQVHDFAKSFCPPNRAAKAVGRIKRSVQSGAEVPFESGLAIERELQQQLFESDDATEGLDAYVERRKPSFSGR
- a CDS encoding thiolase family protein, which translates into the protein MTSDIVLAAPVRTPIGKFGGALATLSAADLGTAAGAACLQRAGLAPERVDQAIFGHGRQAGGGPNTARQIAFRAGIPVERPAFTLNQACGSGLQAIFAAARAIRLGEAQIVLAGGTESMSNTPYLLPRARWGYRLGHGEVTDGMYRDGFNDPLSGLVMGETAEELADEHGIARADADAWAARSQQRCEAARERGRFAPEIAAVEVPGRKGSVRVEADEHPRDGVTAEGLTKLRPVFREGGTVTAGNASGITDGAAALLVASSQAARDAGLEPVARLAGWRVVGVEPRIMGIGPVPAVAALLSDLDLSPDDIDEVELNEAFASQVLACVDGFGIAADRINPDGGAIALGHPIGCTGTRIVVTLLHGMAERGHHRGLATLCVSGGMGLAAVVERMT
- a CDS encoding gamma-glutamyl-gamma-aminobutyrate hydrolase family protein (Members of this family of hydrolases with an active site Cys residue belong to MEROPS family C26.) — translated: MRPLLVTGTTAEEVAPVVTALVACGVARDQVEVLLPETAGETRQRVRRARGLVLGGGGDLHPRHFGEAELAGGGLSLVEDRDRLDLEALAGARQGQIPVWGICRGAQVLNVFFGGDLWQDLPSQLGGILPHDVSRPLDALSHGLEISAPESETGRILRREPPLVNSRHHQAIRKLGADLEAIAHSPDGVIEAIELNDDRWWVRAVQWHPEDLVALAQQRALWSTFLAAAA
- a CDS encoding enoyl-CoA hydratase/isomerase family protein; translation: MMKPVQWRLADAVAHLEIDRPPLNVLDLATLAELDGALAEIGRARPQPRVLVIRGAGPRAFSAGVAVQDHRRDRIAEMLRRFHGALRRLRALPTVSIAAVHGLCLGGAMELAASCDLVVAEADAELGQPEIDVGCFPPWAAALYPPRIGSHRTLELLLTGRRLTAPEAHRWGLVNRLAERGRLDDEVAAITAELTAKSGAVTALAKAAVRASEEAFEAAVRKAEEIYLGELAEREDMIEGVAAFTEKRPPVWKHR
- a CDS encoding enoyl-CoA hydratase-related protein, which produces MSQTLIEEQHGRVTLLTINRPDKLNALNQQVRDDMVAAIERLEGDDSVGVVVVTGAGDKSFVAGADIGEFEGRSPFDQRHAMRSPRIFDVMQSFSKPVIAMVNGFCLGGGCELAMSCDLRIASDQARFGQPEINLGLIPGGGGTQRMPRLVGLGQTMRLMLTGDLIRADEAHRIGLVEVVVAHDELRETTLEMATKIASKSPLTLRIAKEAVNAAAQMPLADGIRYERDLFCLAFSTEDKAEGVEAFLQKRPAEWKGR
- a CDS encoding HD-GYP domain-containing protein yields the protein MKLQTRIFATSFLIVSIGFLGVLLSQGMASLPLRALLLSGLATAIALVISWRVSRDLARPIRRLSEMTAEMAETGSQRRDFGGVDVAAPKILDPQKIHEVEDLRQALHHLVQSFAQSQADREKSYVEAIGAVVAAVDARDQETSGHSFRVAQYAVALATAMGIHHPDLLRAIEWGALLHDVGKIAVPDAILRKVGPLTEEEWHIMRQHANWGYEILADVQFLKPALAVVYSHHERWDGAGYPRGLAGDEIPLTARIFAVVDTYDAITSERPYRRPKTHREAIEELKRVAGSQLDPQVVEAFIELPEVELRSLRNQRGQLDLRLPSERRRESFGRGRQKVG
- a CDS encoding YbaK/EbsC family protein; its protein translation is MADLCDRIIEALEAAGVSFTLQRHAAVSSAAEAATTRGTALAEGTKAILFKVDHDFAIFAMNAERALHSAKIRRHLGVKRTRFASGEELFSMTGLRPGAVPPFGPPILPYPLYADPSVLERRELIFTAASREVSIRLTTADYRRVAQPEVFPFTR